Proteins from a genomic interval of Colletotrichum higginsianum IMI 349063 chromosome 6, whole genome shotgun sequence:
- a CDS encoding MFS multidrug transporter, with protein sequence MGLREKPQETIRQDETGHRPVSSASNTNLGSPAEDRVAPKKSLAFYLTFGAVLVNLFLYALDATTLSVATPLLLISHQAIAADLAGTSLESFWASISYLLAVAVTQPLYAALSNVLGRKPCLYAAYLFFAVGSIVFGLARNMGGVIAGRVLQGLGGGGLDVLSEIVITDMTTLQERSLYLGLMAIPMALGSVLGPTVGGVFSSLVTWRWLGWINLPLLAISFPLTVFFLRLRPLEHSRLSRLRTLDWVGVPLFTAGIVLFALPLSWAGNLYSWDSFRTLLPLLLGAALLCAFAFYEGKPAVPIMPHRIFQSRTASATLASVFFHGVSLYSLLQWLPLLYQAVMAKTVLQSAVSLLPTSVVSVVAAVAGVTIVGRANVGYRWSIRISWALTAAGTGLLVLLDTDSSTSLVHGLPVIWGAGIGLLLRLLALPLHASVVRVDDIGLAIGILLTFRLLGGLVGLSICSTVFSSYFSQAIGAIGDLPPSVEHLRDPEAAVAFIPHLRTLDLPDDTLLPILQAYLTSIRAIVYTMTGFSGLGLLSSFFISDLTLQRTERSQQQFDG encoded by the exons ATGGGCCTCCGCGAGAAGCCGCAAGAGACGATCCGTCAAGACGAGACCGGACACAGACCTGTCTCGTCCGCCTCCAATACGAATCTCGGCAGTCCCGCGGAAGATCGTGTTGCCCCCAAGAAGTCTCTGGCCTTTTACTTGAccttcggcgccgtcctggTCAATCTTTTCCTCTACGCTCTCGACGCAACCACGCTGTCAGTAGCTACCCCA CTTCTCCTCATCTCACATCAGGCCATCGCGGCGGACCTGGCAGGAACTTCGTTGGAGTCGTTCTGGGCCTCCATCTCGTACCttctcgccgttgccgtcacCCAGCCTCTTTATGCAGCGCTGTCCAACGTCCTCGGCCGGAAGCCGTGCCTCTACGCCGCAtacctcttcttcgccgtcggctcAATCGTCTTCGGCCTGGCCCGCAACATGGGCGGCGTCATTGCGGGACGCGTCCTGCagggcctgggcggcggcggtctggaTGTCTTGAGTGAGATCGTCATCACCGACATGACGACGCTGCAGGAACGCTCCCTTTATCTCGGGCTCATGGCCATACCCATGGCCTTGGGGAGCGTCCTCGGCCCAACCGTGGGAGGCGTCTTCAGCAGCCTCGTCACCTGGCGATGGCTCGGCTGGATCAaccttcctcttctcgccATCTCCTTCCCGCTgaccgtcttcttcctccgccTGCGGCCGCTCGAGCACTCCCGGCTCTCGCGGCTGCGGACCCTAGACTGGGTCGGCGTGCCTCTGTTCACCGCCGGCATCGTTCTCTTCGCTCTCCCGCTGAGCTGGGCGGGGAACCTGTACTCCTGGGACTCGTTCCGCacccttcttcctctgctGCTCGGTGCCGCCCTGCTGTGCGCCTTCGCCTTCTACGAGGGCAAGCCGGCAGTCCCCATCATGCCCCATAGGATTTTCCAATCCAgaacggcctcggccacgctGGCGAGCGTCTTCTTCCACGGCGTATCGCTCTACTCGCTACTGCAGTGGCTGCCGCTCCTCTACCAGGCCGTCATGGCCAAGACGGTGCTCCAGTCGGCCGTGTCGCTCTTGCCTACGAGCGTCGTGAGCGTAGTAGCCGCTGTGGCCGGAGTCACCATCGTCGGACGGGCCAATGTGGGATATCGATGGAGCATCCGGATCTCGTGGGCCTTGACGGCCGCGGGAACGGGTCTCCTCGTGTTGCTCGACACGGACTCGTCAACCTCATTGGTGCACGGGCTGCCGGTCATCTGGGGAGCCGGCATTGGCCTGCTTCTCCGCCTCCTGGCTCTCCCGCTCCATGCAAGCGTCGTCCGCGTTGACGACATCGGGCTGGCCATCGGCATCCTCCTGACTTTTCGGCTGCTCGGCGGGCTTGTGGGGCTTTCCATCTGCTCCACGGTCTTCAGCAGCTACTTCTCGCAAGCCATCGGGGCCATCGGCGACCTGCCGCCCTCGGTGGAGCATCTGCGAGACCCGGAGGCGGCCGTAGCGTTCATTCCGCACCTGAGGACCCTCGACCTCCCCGATGACACGTTGCTGCCCATCCTGCAGGCATATTTGACGTCCATCAGAGCGATCGTGTACACTATGACGGGGTTCAGCGGCCTCGGACTGCTGTCTTCGTTCTTCATAAGCGATCTCACGCTGCAAAGGACGGAACGGAGCCAGCAACAGTTTGACGGGTAG
- a CDS encoding Ornithine decarboxylase antizyme produces the protein MAPMNQQSNYSSSNYGEAIVRQANVLASCYIVDSAATLRGLHYCTTGAADATDADNCFQQGPSGIPEVPSSGLPSPPSSPPLAAITASNELALLPKASSSKRRDAVPGKRISRRGGAALSIREECERFFCESMRAVFRGETDTGSHGSGLHQGVYNNNNHNGSTNATMLQTPPPDDDLAVQPHSFGGRRGAADGHPMASSAPAPATAWLEVWDFAGGASFRAFVADDGTEKSLFALFDRNVIGRDLKPALMALMELVDGPLNCQHLVICVDRGIEEEDAKSLMKSLQWVGFELTTLDHWARDVDVTSNQWLFMSMEI, from the exons ATGGCGCCCATGAATCAGCAGAGTAATTACAGCAGTAGTAATTATGGTGAGGCCATTGTCCGTCAGGCCAATGTCCTCGCCAGCTGCTACATCGTTGATTCTGCCGCGACTCTTCGCGGGCTCCACTACTGCACTACCGGCGCCGCAG ACGCAACCGACGCTGACAACTGCTTCCAACAGGGGCCGAGTGGTATTCCTGAGGTCCCCTCCTCAGGATTACCATCTCCACCGTCAAGTCCCCCCCTCGCGGCCATCACGGCGTCCAACGAGCTTGCACTGCTTCCcaaggccagcagcagcaagcgTCGCGACGCCGTGCCCGGCAAGCGAATTAGCCGTcgagggggggcggcgctCTCGATCAGGGAAGAATGTGAAAGGTTCTTTTGCGAGTCTATGAGGGCTGTGTTCCGAGGTGAGACGGACACTGGCTCCCATGGCTCCGGCCTGCATCAGGGTGTttacaacaacaacaatcacAACGGCAGCACGAACGCAACAATGCTGCAGACTCCGCCGCCGGACGATgacctcgccgtccagcCGCACTCCTTTGGGGGTCGCCGTGGGGCCGCTGACGGACACCCCATGGCTTCGTCCGCTCCGGCCCCGGCCACGGCCTGGTTGGAGGTGTGGGACtttgccggcggcgcgagTTTCCGGGCCTTTGTGGCGGACGACGGGACCGAAAAGTCCCTCTTCGCCTTGTTTGACAGGAACGTCATCGGACGTGACCTGAAGCCAGC GCTTATGGCGCTGATGGAATTGGTCGACGGACCCCTCAATTGTCAGCACCTGGTCATCTGCGTCGACCGGggcatcgaggaggaggacgccaAGTCGCTGATGAAGAGCCTGCAGTGGGTCGGCTTCGAGCTGACGACGCTGGACCACTGGGCGCGCGACGTGGACGTGACGAGCAACCAGTGGCTGTTTATGAGCATGGAGATCTAG
- a CDS encoding Vacuolar protein sorting-associated protein — MYYLRRITILVAVLASVSFTAWFLPRYLNPNPPDPVKQREDRRWVSSSPYWLDRQACRWLSLCGVHHLSWDPASLFPYKNDSDTGELRLELRSLDGRHSGWETAPQKRSPRDDKEERRKILKEIPDYVLEYAPLVHLYSGENFWPSDIAEHIRHMTPYLEQEALNRSLVLSDLHALNKEDGMVYLTSDDDVEQRPEWLHSHVGIPEPWNEEGDDDEGKDGNDNNDRPVGDSDRPRPPTEDTTWFDVSRDHPVQRISDPRRLAPQFAPSARTGRGFHLRRRDQGQKPIPDTPTHKPNQEGYSKAPAVLVLVDKGSGIVDAFWFFFYSYNLGQTVLTIRFGNHVGDWEHCMMRFENGEPRGIFFSEHEGGQAYTYNAVEKRGVRPVIYSAVGSHAMYAQAGDHPYVLPFSMLKDVTDKGPLWDPAKNAYSYWYDYVQDMDEDLDLDLDDKVDVASGHRKDDPASLVPTAENPDAPTSWFHYAGPWGDKLYSLADMRQWRLFAQYHYVSGPLGPKFKRLDREKLCITSRCRILDSLKPGQTWYS; from the coding sequence ATGTATTACCTACGCCGCATCACtatcctcgtcgccgtgcTGGCCTCTGTCTCATTCACGGCATGGTTCCTGCCTCGATACCTCAACCCGAACCCCCCCGACCCTGTCAAGCAGCGCGAGGATAGGAGATGGGTTAGCAGCAGTCCCTACTGGCTCGATCGCCAGGCCTGCCGATGGCTGAGTCTATGCGGCGTGCATCACCTCTCATGGGACCCCGCCTCACTCTTCCCTTACAAGAACGACTCCGACACAGGCGAGTTGCGCCTCGAGCTGAGGTCTCTCGATGGACGACACTCCGGCTGGGAGACGGCACCCCAGAAGCGGTCGCCGCGGGATgacaaggaggagaggaggaagatcTTGAAAGAGATTCCTGATTACGTTCTCGAGTATGCGCCGCTCGTTCACCTCTACTCGGGCGAGAACTTTTGGCCCTCCGACATCGCAGAACACATTCGGCACATGACGCCCTACCTGGAGCAGGAAGCCCTGAACCGGTCCCTCGTTCTGTCGGACCTGCACGCACTCAACAAGGAAGATGGCATGGTCTACCTCACTAgcgatgacgatgtcgagcAGAGACCTGAGTGGCTGCACAGCCACGTTGGCATCCCCGAACCTTGGAACGAAGagggtgacgacgacgaagggaaggacggcaacgacaacaacgatCGCCCGGTGGGGGACTCTGACCGTCCGCGACCTCCCACAGAAGACACGACGTGGTTTGACGTATCTCGCGACCATCCCGTTCAACGCATTTCAGACCCTCGTCGCCTTGCTCCACAATTCGCTCCCTCCGCTCGCACCGGCCGCGGCTTCCAtctccgtcgccgagaccAGGGCCAGAAGCCGATTCCTGACACGCCCACCCACAAACCCAACCAGGAAGGCTATTCCAAggcccccgccgtcctcgttctcgttgaCAAGGGCTCCGGCATCGTTGACGCATTCTGGTTCTTTTTCTACTCGTACAACCTGGGCCAGACCGTCTTGACAATCCGGTTCGGCAACCACGTCGGCGATTGGGAGCACTGCATGATGCGCTTCGAGAACGGCGAGCCTCGTGGTATCTTCTTCTCCGAACACGAGGGCGGCCAGGCGTACACGTAcaacgccgtcgagaagcgGGGTGTGCGCCCAGTCATTTACTCCGCCGTCGGCTCTCACGCCATGTACGCCCAGGCCGGTGACCACCCCTACGTGCTGCCCTTCAGTATGTTGAAGGATGTCACCGACAAGGGTCCCCTCTGGGACCCGGCTAAGAACGCCTACTCATACTGGTACGATTACGTCCAggacatggacgaggacctcgatctggacctcgacgacaaggtCGACGTTGCCAGTGGCCACCGGAAGGACGACCCCGCCAGCCTGGTTCCCACTGCCGAGAACCCCGACGCGCCGACATCGTGGTTCCACTATGCCGGGCCTTGGGGCGACAAGCTCTACAGCCTTGCCGATATGCGCCAGTGGCGCCTCTTCGCCCAGTATCACTACGTATCCGGGCCACTGGGGCCCAAGTTCAAGCGCCTCGATCGCGagaagctctgcatcaccAGCCGCTGCCGCATCCTCGACAGCCTGAAGCCCGGGCAGACGTGGTACAGTTAG
- a CDS encoding Zinc finger protein translates to MANSTSAFSRAVREFADKSTKKKVPSFIKSFLEGTPLSSVEEIHHSVLELEKQCSRRVPRRRLRPLITVLKDYDGVISTLCQADPMPSALIWGGLKAVMECIHRYDSLFEKIETQLKSLARQMKRLKDYEQLFPESEEMQELLVSSYIGIIKFWARVEEQCSTSALLLAGKALASFSTKRLDEILAEMSEDCDCIGKLVPIIQEHIRRGEQADATIERQRAGIVLEQVLRNQAQAREGQPHSSFGLHENRRREVRKWVTGHDSLNESNHRLQTRLHERHHTGTGAWLSHNTKFVRWLRPDSGSNVLWLVGGSGFGKSVLCAHTIENLGSQEPNSMVAFHYFSFDEPQQPLTIYQNIADQLCFQVYGPSSEEEASDHVSEAIQGNLDVTSLQNLIRILVTESKSTYIFLDGLDEEYLDKGRFSSATKAVSFFMDIATQDLSGLKLWCSSQDRRKIKDLFDNSEVIHVSSSDNGGDIEAFVGSSLQSVDFEDVELETKAELLTRLRSQVQGNFLWAAMMVESMEIATSTREIWNVVGKGLPEDFEKFLEKRIRAFKPSHHPFISNVFSCIIHARRPLALPELCEAVESSSLNTGEDIHPDSRVFRGKLLDICAPLVRIDTIPDSSSEKEICTLSHSSVRMFLMKNPSILACRIAPEVMALGCLQYLQQPRLRCLMTETERLLMPQKNGSSVGQHLLQYAAQYWNSHLDDLPYSHQLCQSVEKFIKSHNFHLVLKVLAINGSHKLNSLETRSTKDIIPKSFPHWFTEQYHSGKVLHEQLQYALREWHVHLTMDSFRLSEYPGRIDRCLWPTLPKNNFLRKAPCSFKAFILEKSGFEGFSATDSIYQRTNSQGTEVDIFILKRAHEDGSAASVLCERWTLSPSMGRPKLKHQKKMQILSDCLKFYPPEVERQNSMRVNAVESTEDGRILRIGSHICLSPLSTDSDLTLVNAPGNAMTYVEEIACNGLYYAVATRRQGVEGGFADTAPESKGVVETGTPTAHHRPASGRTGSEERSSGNSSQSEACSNSAHYSGEEEAQSSSSDADHECHLSRLPSGDDMEDSLPEIEDSSVSSPSLSAFESWSEGSTEEMSNEIDEALVWDGQDPSDNDRSVYDEVGDSTQSSPSSDDGYNSSPGSMSSKKSSLLSIRSRISSVRDGSGRDSSGASDCTDSSSEYEPSFIEFDGDDLADAMVTKVKNFLAPEQPRDKQQSLMEIRILPFSPKDINAKGQVFRYACHSDRITLYDSPPVFHPTEKLAVWPLGNEEVLFADFGRNKYFVRRLQSQYHTGCQVCMHCRFSACGQYLHVASLVGTVRENKTHEEALYLTLHISTWRLSSGKPTRSPPRLVHRIPLFLKPAMYTQEWKFSLSSIPYNLNWTASQVFVSTSLFNLAVHRIPLFKKIENREETGGIRLASSLACFPFSATSRKISFHANPEENAGDGDDEKGKHVSKTNPKQQERKVAAHVIISAVNTTIIGARIGRLKESPLKMAVVESTLPQVLQLESEALVWGNPDMASSWKPELSRLKMVLRSVMAERLKDFEERQEFSKRNQAGK, encoded by the exons ATGGCAAATTCAACTTCAGCATTCAGTCGCGCGGTCCGCGAGTTCGCAGATAAGTCCACGAAGAAAAAAGTGCCGAGCTTTATCAAAAGTTTCCTGGAGGGTACCCCACTCTCGTCTGTGGAAGAGATCCATCATTCTGTTCTTGAACTGGAAAAACAATGCTCTCGGCGTGTTCCTCGCAGGAGGTTGCGACCTCTGATCACAGTACTGAAGGACTATGACGGAGTTATCAGCACTTTGT GTCAGGCCGATCCAATGCCATCAGCACTAATTTGGGGTGGTTTGAAGGCGGTTATGGAG TGCATACACCGCTACGATAGTCTCTTTGAGAAGATTGAGACCCAGTTGAAGAGCCTTGCACGTCAGATGAAACGACTGAAGGACTATGAGCAACTGTTTCCCGAGTCTGAAGAAATGCAAGAGCTACTGGTATCTTCGTACATTGGCATCATCAAATTCTGGGCGAGAGTTGAGGAGCAGTGCTCAACTTCAGCACTGCTTCTGGCTGGAAAAGCCCTCGCGTCTTTCAGCACCAAGAGGCTAGACGAGATTCTGGCAGAGATGTCAGAGGACTGTGACTGCATTGGAAAGCTTGTTCCCATCATCCAGGAGCATATTCGTCGAGGAGAACAAGCCGATGCTACAATAGAGCGTCAGAGAGCTGGCATTGTATTGGAGCAAGTACTCAGAAACCAGGCGCAAGCACGTGAAGGTCAGCCTCATTCCTCCTTCGGCCTGCACG AAAACCGAAGAAGAGAAGTCCGTAAATGGGTCACAGGCCATGACTCGCTGAACGAGAGCAACCACCGACTACAGACACGACTACACGAAAGGCATCACACAGGCACAGGAGCTTGGCTTTCTCACAACACCAAGTTCGTGCGGTGGCTAAGACCAGACTCAGGTTCCAACGTGCTCTGGCTCGTTGGTGGATCCGGGTTTGGCAAGTCCGTTTTATGTGCGCATACGATTGAAAATTTGGGGTCGCAAGAGCCAAACTCAATGGTTGCATTTCACTACTTCAGCTTCGACGAGCCTCAACAACCCCTAACAATTTATCAAAACATTGCCGATCAACTGTGCTTTCAGGTATATGGCCCGAGCTCAGAAGAAGAGGCCTCCGATCACGTCTCAGAAGCCATTCAAGGGAATCTCGATGTAACGAGTTTGCAAAACCTGATCAGAATCTTGGTTACAGAGTCAAAATCAACTTACATCTTTTTggatggcctcgacgaggagtATTTAGACAAAGGTCGATTCTCAAGCGCAACCAAAGCGGTCTCGTTCTTCATGGATATCGCGACACAAGACCTGTCAGGGCTAAAGCTTTGGTGCAGTTCTCAGGATCGCCGAAAAATCAAGGACTTGTTTGACAACTCAGAGGTCATACATGTCAGTTCCTCTGATAATGGTGGAGATATTGAGGCATTCGTTGGTTCAAGCTTGCAGTCCGTTGACTTCGAAGACGTAGAGCTCGAGACAAAGGCGGAGCTTTTGACGCGTCTACGAAGCCAGGTGCAAGGCAACTTTCTGTGGGCAGCTATGATGGTAGAGTCGATGGAGATCGCAACTAGCACACGCGAAATTTGGAACGTTGTTGGAAAAGGATTACCCGAGGACTTTGAGAAGTTTTTGGAGAAGAGAATTCGGGCATTCAAGCCGTCTCATCACCCCTTCATCAG CAATGTTTTTTCCTGTATTATCCACGCCAGGAGACCCTTGGCCCTACCAGAGCTTTGCGAGGCTGTAGAGAGTTCCAGCCTGAACACCGGTGAGGATATACACCCAGACAGTCGAGTTTTCCGCGGTAAGCTTCTCGACATATGCGCCCCTCTGGTACGCATCGACACCATTCCCGACAGCTCCTCGGAAAAGGAAATTTGCACGCTTTCACATTCATCAGTCAGGATGTTTCTCATGAAAAACCCATCGATTCTCGCGTGTCGCATAGCACCAGAGGTCATGGCCTTGGGCTGCCTCCAATACCTGCAGCAGCCTAGACTAAGATGTCTGATGACAGAAACGGAAAGATTGTTGATGCCACAGAAAAACGGGTCCAGTGTGGGCCAACATCTGTTGCAGTACGCCGCGCAATATTGGAACAGCCATCTGGATGATCTTCCGTATTCCCACCAACTCTGCCAATCTGTGGAGAAGTTTATCAAGTCTCACAACTTTCATTTGGTACTCAAAGTCTTGGCCATCAACGGGAGTC ATAAGTTGAATTCGCTGGAAACGAGATCAACAAAGGACATAATCCCCAAAAGCTTTCCGCATTGGTTTACTGAGCAATATCACTCTGGAAAGGTCCTTCACGAGCAACTACAATACGCCCTCAGAGAATGGCATGTGCATCTCACAATGGATAGCTTCCGGCTCAGTGAGTATCCCGGCCGGATCGATCGATGCCTGTGGCCTACTCTTCCGAAGAACAATTTTCTTCGCAAAGCACCTTGCTCTTTCAAGGCCTTCATCCTCGAGAAGTCAGGTTTTGAAGGATTCTCTGCCACTGATTCGATATATCAACGAACCAACTCACAGGGCACAGAAGTCGATATATTCATTCTAAAACGCGC ACATGAGGATGGATCAGCGGCTTCTGTACTCTGTGAGCGCTGGACCTTGTCTCCTAGCATGGGGCGGCCAAAGCTCAAACATCAAAAGAAAATGCAAATCCTCTCTGATTGCTTGAAGTTTTATCCCCCCGAGGTTGAGAGACAGAACAGCATGAGAGTCAACGCCGTAGAAAGTACAGAAGATGGTCGGATCCTGCGAATTGGTTCCCACATTtgcctctctcccctctcgaCTGACTCCGATCTGACGTTGGTCAACGCGCCAGGAAACGCTATGACCTACGTCGAGGAAATTGCCTGCAATGGACTGTATTATGCTGTTGCGACGCGTCGTCAGGGAGTTGAAGGTGGCTTTGCAGACACGGCCCCGGAGTCCAAGGGCGTGGTCGAAACGGGGACTCCAACCGCTCACCACCGTCCAGCCAGCGGCAGAACAGGATCTGAAGAGAGATCTAGCGGCAACTCCTCGCAGAGTGAAGCGTGCTCTAACAGCGCCCACTACAgtggggaggaggaagcaCAGAGTTCCTCCTCCGACGCGGATCACGAATGTCATCTATCTCGTTTGCCGTCTGGCGACGACATGGAAGATTCTCTCCCTGAAATAGAAGACTCTAGTGTCTCTTCACCCTCACTGTCGGCCTTCGAATCCTGGAGCGAGGGCTCTACGGAAGAGATGTCTAACGAGATAGACGAAGCCTTGGTATGGGATGGTCAAGACCCGAGCGACAACGACCGAAGCGTTtacgacgaggtcggcgacaGCACGCAGTCCTCCCCCTCGAGCGACGATGGTTACAACTCATCTCCAGGGTCCATGTCTTCCAAGAAAAGCAGTCTTCTGTCAATCAGGAGTCGTATATCCTCTGTCAGAGACGGCTCCGGTAGAGACAGCTCTGGTGCGTCTGATTGCACCGATTCGTCGAGCGAATATGAGCCTTCTTTCATTGAATTCGATGGCGACGACTTGGCAGATGCCATGGTAACAAAAGTGAAGAATTTCTTAGCCCCGGAACAGCCCAGGGACAAGCAACAAAGTCTGATGGAAATACGTATCTTACCCTTTTCGCCAAAAGATATAAACGCCAAAGGGCAAGTTTTTCGGTATGCCTGCCATTCCGACAGAATCACTCTGTACGATTCGCCGCCAGTGTTTCATCCCACTGAAAAATTGGCAGTCTGGCCTCTTGGAAACGAAGAAGTCCTTTTTGCCGACTTTGGAAGGAACAAGTACTTCGTGCGTCGACTCCAATCACAATACCATACAGGTTGCCAAGTCTGCATGCACTGTCGCTTTTCAGCATGCGGACAATATCTACATGTTGCCTCCCTTGTAGGCACTGTTAGAGAGAACAAGACCCATGAAGAGGCACTTTACCTTACTCTTCACATCTCCACTTGGAGGCTATCGTCTGGCAAGCCTACTAGGAGCCCTCCAAGACTTGTACATCGCatccctctcttcctcaaACCTGCAATGTATACACAAGAGTGGAAGTTTTCATTGTCAAGTATCCCATACAACCTGAACTGGACGGCCTCTCAAGTTTTTGTCTCTACCAGTTTGTTCAACCTGGCAGTGCACCGCATTCCACTGTTCAAAAAAATAGAGAATCGTGAAGAGACAGGCGGTATAAGACTGGCGAGCAGCTTGGCGTGCTTCCCATTTTCCGCCACGTCAAGGAAAATATCTTTTCATGCTAATCCCGAAGAAAATGCAggcgatggtgatgacgAAAAAGGAAAACACGTTTCGAAAACCAATCCAAAACAACAGGAAAGAAAGGTTGCTGCTCATGTCATCATATCTGCTGTTAACACGACCATAATTGGTGCAAGGATCGGACGGTTGAAAGAGTCACCTCTGAAGATGGCTGTTGTTGAAAGCACACTCCCGCAAGTACTGCAACTAGAATCGGAAGCCTTGGTTTGGGGAAATCCCGACATGGCGTCCAGTTGGAAGCCTGAACTTAGCAGGCTGAAGATGGTACTCCGCTCAGTTATGGCTGAGCGGCTTAAAGACTTTGAGGAGCGTCAAGAATTCTCAAAGCGTAACCAGGCAGGCAAATAG
- a CDS encoding imidazoleglycerol phosphate synthase, protein MPKVHLLDYVAGNVRSLVNAIEKVGYEVEWIRKPEDVPLAEKLILPGVGHFGHCLSQLSQAGFLPAISAHVASGKPFMGICVGLQAIFEGSAEDPDVAGLGIAKGRLNRFDSSDKSVPHIGWNGANTAGASLYDLRPDSKYYYVHTYKYPYTPGDLEAQGWTVATGTYGGETFVGALARGNVFATQFHPEKSGAAGLRCLRAFLDGSGAAALAANPPAPVTDKAAAPFRDGLTRRVIACLDVRANDQGDLVVTKGDQYDVRDKAEGGDVRNLGKPVEMARRYYEQGADEVTFLNITSFRDCPLADAPMLEVLRRTSETVFVPLTVGGGIRDTVDTDGTKVSALEIATMYFKSGADKVSIGSDAVLAAEEYHAAGRRLFGNTAIEQISKAYGNQAVVVSVDPKRVYVPKPDATRHNIIQTRTPGPKGEEYCWYACTIKGGRETRDMDVVELAQAVEAMGTGEILLNCIDRDGTNSGFDLELIRQVKAAVGIPVIASSGAGRPAHFEEVFAETTTDAALGAGMFHRGEYTVKQVKDFLRERGLEVRQFEESV, encoded by the exons ATGCCAAAGGTCCACCTCTTGGACTACGTCGCGGGCAACGTTCGCAGCCTGGTGAACGCCATCGAGAAGGTCGGCTACGAGGTTGAGTGGATTAGAAAACCCGAAGATGTTCCTTTGGCAGAG AAATTGATCTTGCCGGGCGTCGGCCACTTCGGCCACTGCCTCTCCCAACTCTCCCAGGCCGGCTTCCTCCCCGCCATCTCCGCCCACGTCGCCTCGGGCAAGCCCTTcatgggcatctgcgtcggcTTGCAGGCCATCTTCGAGGGCTCCGCCGAGGAccccgacgtcgccggcctcggcatcgcAAAGGGCCGCCTCAACCGCTTCGACTCCTCCGACAAGTCCGTCCCCCACATCGGCTGGAACGGCGCCAACACCGCCGGCGCGAGCCTCTACGACCTCCGCCCGGACTCCAAGTACTACTATGTCCACACCTACAAGTACCCCTACACCCCGGGAgacctcgaggcccaggGCTGGACCGTCGCCACGGGCACCTACGGCGGTGAGACCTTTGTCGGCGCCCTTGCCCGCGGCAACGTCTTCGCCACCCAGTTCCACCCGGAGAAGtcgggcgccgccggcctgcgCTGCCTCCGCGCCTTCCTCGATGGCTCCGGCGCAGCTGCCCTGGCCGCCAATCCCCCGGCCCCCGTCACCGACAAGGCGGCGGCCCCCTTCCGCGACGGCCTGACGCGCCGCGTCATCGCCTGCCTCGACGTGCGCGCAAATGACCagggcgacctcgtcgtcacaAAGGGCGACCAGTACGACGTGCgcgacaaggccgagggcggcgacgtgcGCAACCTTGGCAAGCCCGTCGAGATGGCGCGGCGCTACTACGagcagggcgccgacgaggtcacTTTCCTCAATATCACCAGCTTCCGCGACTGCCCGCTCGCCGACGCGCCCATGCTCGAGGTTCTCCGCCGCACCTCCGAGACCGTCTTCGTGCCCCTgaccgtcggcggcggcatccgcGACACGGTCGACACGGACGGCACCAAGGTCTCGGCCCTCGAGATCGCCACCATGTACTTCAagtccggcgccgacaaggtcTCAATCGGCtccgacgccgtcctcgccgccgaggagtaccacgccgccggccgccgcctcttcgGCAACACGGCCATCGAGCAGATCTCCAAGGCCTACGGCAaccaggccgtcgtcgtctccgtcgacCCGAAGCGCGTCTACGTGCCAAAGCCCGACGCGACGCGGCACAACATCATCCAGACTCGGACGCCCGGCCCCAAGGGCGAGGAGTACTGCTGGTACGCCTGCACCATCAAGGGCGGCCGCGAGACGCGCGACatggacgtcgtcgagctcgcgcaggccgtcgaggccatggGCACCGGCGAGATCCTGCTCAACTGCATCGACCGCGACGGCACCAACAGCggcttcgacctcgagcttATCCGCcaggtcaaggccgccgtcggcatcccCGTCATCGCGTCCAGCGGCGCGGGGCGCCCGGCGCACTTTGAGGAGGTGTTCGCCGAGACGACGACCGACGCCGCGCTCGGCGCGGGCATGTTCCACCGCGGCGAGTACACGGTGAAGCAGGTCAAGGATTTCCTGCGCGAGAGGGGGCTCGAGGTAAGGCAGTTTGAGGAGAGCGTATAG